Proteins encoded in a region of the Isosphaeraceae bacterium EP7 genome:
- a CDS encoding ROK family transcriptional regulator: MTSLIQPQLLRRMTVRRVLEVLRDHGPCTRANLTRLSGISAPTVSKAVGVLLESGLLEEGDSQMGAQGRPGTLIRLAQDRAQVIGVVLDAGSCHVVSASLDGTIREVDSASFPSPETYDGLLDEIARETTRLIGRDGVKTLAIGISIPGLIDARTGLAMLSPNLHITDGRSPDRDLSRRLGVECVMYQESRALCLGERMYGAPGTLDDFVMLEISTGLGVGVMMNGRLMEGHSGLAGELGHVTVALDGPACGCGNRGCLETLATDLAFTRRLSERLGSPITLDEVREQIQAGTLDAEPELNLACEYLAIAVAAAINLWNPATLFIHGRLFDVREGLFDRVRELTRRRALAPSLADCRILRARWGKRQGAVAAAIHHLIDAHGPVLGE, translated from the coding sequence ATGACGTCCTTGATCCAGCCCCAACTCCTGCGGCGGATGACGGTTCGCAGGGTTTTGGAAGTGCTCCGCGACCACGGTCCATGTACACGAGCCAACCTGACCAGGCTCTCCGGAATCAGCGCTCCGACGGTCTCGAAGGCCGTCGGCGTCCTCCTCGAATCGGGACTCCTCGAAGAGGGCGATTCGCAGATGGGTGCCCAGGGACGACCCGGGACGCTGATCCGACTGGCCCAGGATCGTGCTCAAGTCATCGGGGTCGTCCTCGATGCTGGGTCGTGTCACGTCGTCTCGGCGAGCCTCGACGGCACGATCCGCGAGGTCGACTCGGCCAGCTTCCCTTCCCCCGAGACTTACGACGGCCTGCTGGACGAAATCGCCCGGGAAACGACCCGCCTGATCGGCCGCGACGGGGTGAAAACGCTCGCGATCGGGATCAGCATCCCGGGCCTCATCGATGCCCGGACAGGGTTGGCCATGCTCTCGCCCAATCTGCACATCACCGACGGTCGATCGCCCGACCGCGACCTGAGCCGTAGGCTCGGCGTCGAATGCGTGATGTATCAGGAATCTCGGGCTCTCTGCCTCGGCGAGCGGATGTACGGCGCCCCCGGGACTCTTGACGATTTCGTCATGCTCGAGATCAGCACGGGTCTGGGCGTGGGGGTCATGATGAACGGCCGCCTGATGGAGGGGCACAGCGGCCTGGCCGGCGAGCTTGGCCACGTCACGGTTGCCCTCGACGGGCCGGCGTGCGGGTGCGGCAATCGCGGCTGCCTGGAGACGCTCGCGACCGACCTCGCCTTCACGCGGAGACTCTCCGAACGCCTAGGCAGTCCGATCACCCTCGACGAGGTCCGGGAACAAATTCAGGCCGGCACCCTCGACGCCGAACCGGAATTGAACCTGGCCTGCGAGTACCTGGCCATCGCCGTGGCGGCCGCGATCAATCTCTGGAACCCGGCGACCCTGTTTATACACGGCCGCCTCTTCGACGTCCGCGAGGGACTCTTTGATCGCGTCCGGGAGCTGACCCGACGCAGGGCGCTAGCCCCCTCCCTGGCCGATTGCCGGATCCTCCGCGCACGTTGGGGCAAGCGTCAAGGCGCGGTCGCGGCGGCCATCCATCACCTGATCGACGCGCACGGCCCGGTCCTGGGCGAATGA
- a CDS encoding DUF1080 domain-containing protein, which translates to MMKLRLAMLPAAGLLAASLAWGADSPTPEGFTSLFNGKDLTGWVIPEGDGGHWKVVDGVIDYDAESEAKGDKALWSDKEYGDFVLQLDWKIKEAPYINKSIPYILPDGTHAKDIKGKELRVPLPDADSGVYLRGDGFFQTNIWCWPIGSGEMYSIRTDSKSSPELKAAATPIHQADKPVGEWNHFEITVKGKTVKVVLNGVTVIPGATIPQLPARGKIAFQHHGSKKDGVWVGPPSLVQFKNVSIKELD; encoded by the coding sequence ATGATGAAATTGCGCCTCGCCATGCTCCCGGCTGCCGGGCTTCTCGCCGCCTCCCTGGCATGGGGGGCCGACTCTCCCACGCCCGAGGGCTTCACCTCGCTCTTCAACGGCAAGGATCTGACGGGCTGGGTGATTCCCGAGGGAGACGGCGGCCACTGGAAGGTCGTCGACGGCGTCATCGACTACGATGCCGAGAGCGAGGCGAAGGGGGACAAGGCCCTCTGGAGCGACAAGGAGTACGGAGACTTCGTCCTCCAGCTCGACTGGAAGATCAAGGAAGCTCCGTACATCAACAAGAGCATCCCTTACATTTTGCCGGATGGTACCCACGCGAAGGATATCAAGGGCAAGGAGCTGAGGGTCCCGCTTCCCGACGCCGACTCGGGCGTCTACCTCCGAGGCGACGGATTCTTCCAGACCAACATCTGGTGCTGGCCCATCGGCTCGGGCGAGATGTACAGCATCCGGACCGACTCCAAGTCGTCGCCCGAGTTGAAGGCAGCCGCCACCCCCATCCATCAGGCCGACAAGCCGGTCGGCGAGTGGAACCACTTCGAGATCACCGTGAAGGGCAAGACGGTCAAGGTCGTCCTCAATGGGGTGACCGTGATCCCCGGGGCCACCATCCCCCAGCTTCCCGCCCGAGGGAAGATCGCCTTTCAACATCACGGATCGAAGAAGGACGGGGTCTGGGTCGGCCCCCCCAGCCTGGTCCAGTTCAAGAATGTCAGCATCAAAGAGCTGGATTGA
- a CDS encoding DUF1501 domain-containing protein, which yields MSDRRLFPCGQSRREFLWEMGGGFAGTALAGMLAGDGFFPRKAAGADANRTSLLPRAGNFPGTARNVIFLMMNGGPSQVDTFDPKPAIEKYAGQPLPADKKFINSGGRKMGFLTPAFRKFRPGGQSGLMVSDYFPKVREHADKLAVIRSCHTDSHAHGSALVAMNTGKTFIGRPSLGSWAVYGLGNENQNLPGYVVILDKRGGPISGQPNWSSGFMSAGYQGTLFRPTGNPILDLQGPGYLSGKPQREQLDLLARLNQEHLDARPGGQELAARAASYELAYRMQAEAPEAVDLSTETDETKQLYGVGTPQTDEFGRNCLVARRLVERGVRFVQLYSGGGHLDDTWDAHVNIEDNHSRHAGEIDHPISGLLTDLDRRGLLESTLVVWGGEFGRMPFSEGPGEKGRNHNPYGFSMWMAGGGVKGGIAYGETDDFGFEAVVDKVHLNDIHATILHLLGLDHEMLTYFHEGRNQRLTDVSGRVVREILA from the coding sequence ATGAGCGACCGACGTCTCTTCCCCTGCGGCCAGTCTCGCCGTGAGTTCCTCTGGGAGATGGGCGGAGGCTTCGCCGGAACGGCTCTGGCCGGAATGCTGGCCGGCGACGGGTTCTTCCCGCGCAAAGCGGCCGGGGCCGACGCCAACCGCACCTCGCTGCTCCCCCGCGCGGGGAATTTCCCCGGCACCGCACGCAACGTCATCTTCCTGATGATGAATGGCGGCCCGAGCCAGGTCGACACGTTCGACCCCAAGCCGGCGATCGAGAAGTACGCCGGCCAGCCGCTGCCTGCCGACAAGAAGTTCATCAACTCGGGCGGCCGCAAGATGGGCTTCCTCACGCCCGCCTTCCGCAAGTTCCGCCCCGGCGGCCAGAGCGGCCTGATGGTCTCGGACTACTTCCCCAAGGTCCGCGAGCACGCCGACAAGCTCGCCGTGATCCGTTCGTGCCACACCGACAGCCACGCTCACGGCTCGGCCCTGGTGGCCATGAACACGGGCAAGACCTTCATCGGCCGGCCTTCGTTGGGAAGCTGGGCCGTCTACGGCCTGGGCAACGAAAACCAGAATTTGCCCGGCTACGTCGTGATCCTGGACAAGCGGGGCGGCCCGATCAGCGGCCAGCCCAACTGGTCGAGCGGCTTCATGTCCGCGGGCTACCAGGGGACCCTGTTTCGCCCCACGGGCAATCCGATCCTGGACCTTCAAGGGCCGGGATATCTCAGCGGAAAACCGCAGCGCGAACAGCTCGACCTGCTCGCCCGCCTGAACCAGGAACACCTGGACGCCCGCCCCGGAGGCCAGGAACTTGCCGCCCGAGCGGCGTCCTATGAGCTGGCCTACCGCATGCAGGCCGAGGCGCCCGAGGCGGTCGACCTCTCGACCGAGACCGATGAGACGAAGCAACTCTATGGTGTGGGCACGCCGCAGACCGACGAATTCGGCCGCAATTGCCTGGTCGCGCGCCGGCTGGTCGAACGCGGTGTCCGGTTCGTCCAGCTCTACTCGGGCGGCGGGCACCTCGACGACACCTGGGATGCCCACGTGAACATCGAGGACAACCACTCTCGCCACGCCGGCGAGATCGATCACCCCATCTCGGGGTTGCTCACCGACCTCGACCGACGGGGGTTGCTGGAGAGCACGCTCGTGGTCTGGGGGGGCGAGTTCGGCCGGATGCCATTCAGCGAGGGGCCGGGCGAGAAGGGCCGAAATCACAACCCTTACGGCTTCAGCATGTGGATGGCCGGCGGCGGCGTGAAGGGGGGGATCGCTTACGGCGAGACCGACGACTTCGGCTTCGAAGCGGTGGTCGACAAGGTCCACCTCAATGACATCCACGCCACGATCCTCCACCTGCTCGGCCTCGATCACGAGATGCTGACGTATTTCCACGAGGGGCGCAACCAGCGACTGACCGACGTCAGCGGCCGCGTGGTGCGCGAGATCCTCGCCTGA
- a CDS encoding helix-turn-helix domain-containing protein, producing the protein MKPNHSLLQLAELFDCVDDVVVWVKDCAGRYCWVNRAFLVEFSLRDRDDSAAPGPSDVLGKTDYDLSPAFLADQFRLDDDYVLAGRRIVNRIEQVGQPGGLAVWNVTNKIPLVGDGGKVIGTAGLTRRLVAPGQATTPGLEFGPVLAHMRDHYQAPITNRQLAKLAHMSVRAFERKFQTSFHLTPQRYLRKLQMRMASRALVYSRQPLADVASGCGFSDQSHFTREFRRHFGRTPRDYREHYSRGGGAAAPVPNLAADEQESPGLAAL; encoded by the coding sequence ATGAAGCCGAACCATTCCTTGCTGCAACTGGCGGAACTCTTCGATTGCGTCGACGACGTCGTCGTCTGGGTCAAGGACTGCGCAGGTCGATATTGCTGGGTCAACCGGGCGTTCCTCGTCGAGTTCTCGTTGCGTGATCGCGACGATTCGGCAGCCCCCGGGCCCTCGGACGTCCTGGGCAAGACCGATTACGACCTCTCTCCCGCGTTCCTGGCCGATCAGTTTCGGCTGGACGACGATTACGTGCTGGCCGGCCGGCGGATCGTCAATCGGATCGAGCAGGTCGGCCAGCCCGGCGGCCTGGCCGTCTGGAATGTCACCAACAAGATCCCGCTCGTGGGCGATGGCGGCAAGGTGATCGGCACGGCCGGCCTGACGCGACGGCTGGTCGCACCCGGGCAGGCGACGACCCCGGGGCTCGAATTCGGCCCGGTGTTGGCGCACATGCGAGACCATTACCAGGCTCCGATCACCAACCGGCAGCTTGCGAAGCTGGCGCACATGTCGGTCCGTGCCTTCGAACGCAAGTTCCAGACGAGCTTCCACCTGACCCCGCAGAGATACCTGCGCAAGCTCCAGATGCGGATGGCCAGCCGCGCATTGGTCTACTCCAGGCAGCCGCTGGCGGACGTGGCCAGCGGCTGCGGCTTCTCGGATCAGAGCCACTTCACCCGTGAATTCCGCCGCCATTTTGGACGGACTCCGCGCGACTATCGCGAGCATTACTCGAGGGGCGGAGGCGCTGCCGCTCCTGTTCCAAATCTAGCCGCAGACGAGCAAGAATCGCCGGGCCTGGCGGCGTTATAG
- a CDS encoding PSD1 and planctomycete cytochrome C domain-containing protein, giving the protein MGHSAGIFGGPRGLIVGIMALALAGPGLAAESVDFDTRVAPILIMRCLECHGETSPAGGLVLTDARSLGRGGDSGEVIEPGKPEESLLLGRVVDGEMPPKKQGHSQKLAASEIEALQAWIAGGAIWPVGRTLDRDERTTEVRAGRDWWALAPVRRPEEPTTRRTDWVKNPIDAFILARLEAERLTPAPQADRRVLIRRAYFDLTGLPPTAAEVDAFVADDAPDAYERLVKRLLDMPQYGERWGRYWLDLARFAETSGYERDQEKPGAWKYRDWVVRAFNEDMPYDRFVREQIAGDEVGDRTEQSVVATGFLRLGTWNDEPNDPQDYKYERLEDMVHATTTAFLAMTVKCARCHDHKFDPIPQTDYYRVAASFWSGPIEPRDGKLLGGPTKEELGYDVLGWTDVSRNPADLHLLKKGEHTRPGAVVAPGVLAMVPRLDKPFSPPPAEAKTTGRRLQLAAWINEPTNPLTSRVYVNRLWQHHFGRGLVSTPDNFGFTGQKPTHPELLDWLADEFAKGGLKTKHLQFLMMTSRAYQQASIHPDDATQSVRDADNSLVWRGSRRRRDAESLRDAILAVGGKLDFRVGGPSFRPEFSPEALEGLSQKTGDTKPSPASEQGRRSIYMYSRRSLLSPMMTTFDFCDTTLPCGQRDVSVVAPQALALLNGAFAHDQSRAVADRAIVLGGTDRAARVEAAWRLVLSRTPSDAERAAAVDHLDRQRGRLGGDSRADDLALASLCHVLINSNEFIFVD; this is encoded by the coding sequence ATGGGTCATTCAGCCGGAATCTTCGGTGGACCACGTGGCCTGATCGTCGGGATCATGGCCCTCGCCCTGGCCGGCCCTGGGCTGGCCGCCGAGTCCGTCGACTTCGATACCCGAGTCGCGCCGATCTTGATCATGCGTTGCCTGGAGTGCCACGGCGAGACTTCGCCCGCGGGCGGCCTGGTGCTCACCGACGCCAGGTCGCTCGGTCGTGGCGGCGACAGTGGCGAGGTCATTGAGCCGGGAAAGCCCGAAGAAAGCCTCCTGCTCGGGCGAGTTGTCGACGGCGAGATGCCGCCGAAGAAGCAGGGGCATTCCCAGAAGCTAGCGGCCTCGGAAATCGAGGCGTTACAGGCCTGGATTGCGGGAGGGGCGATCTGGCCCGTGGGGCGGACGCTTGACCGCGACGAGCGGACGACCGAAGTGAGGGCCGGAAGGGATTGGTGGGCGCTTGCCCCGGTGCGACGCCCGGAGGAGCCCACGACCCGCCGCACAGATTGGGTCAAGAACCCGATCGACGCGTTCATCCTCGCCAGGCTCGAAGCCGAACGACTGACCCCCGCCCCGCAAGCGGATCGGCGCGTGCTCATCCGCCGCGCCTACTTCGACCTGACGGGCCTGCCGCCCACCGCCGCGGAAGTCGATGCGTTCGTTGCCGACGACGCGCCCGACGCCTACGAGCGACTGGTCAAGCGTTTGCTGGACATGCCGCAGTATGGCGAGCGTTGGGGCCGATACTGGCTCGACCTGGCCCGCTTCGCGGAGACGAGCGGGTACGAACGCGACCAGGAGAAGCCGGGGGCCTGGAAGTATCGCGACTGGGTCGTGCGCGCGTTCAATGAGGATATGCCCTACGACCGGTTCGTCCGCGAGCAGATCGCCGGCGACGAGGTCGGCGACCGGACTGAGCAGTCCGTCGTGGCCACCGGCTTTCTGCGGCTAGGCACCTGGAACGACGAACCGAACGACCCGCAAGACTACAAATATGAGCGTCTGGAAGACATGGTCCACGCCACGACCACGGCCTTCCTGGCGATGACCGTCAAGTGCGCCCGCTGCCACGATCATAAGTTCGACCCGATCCCGCAGACCGACTATTACCGCGTGGCGGCCTCATTCTGGTCCGGGCCGATCGAGCCTCGCGACGGCAAGCTCCTGGGCGGCCCGACGAAGGAAGAGTTGGGGTACGACGTCCTGGGCTGGACCGATGTTTCGCGCAATCCCGCCGATCTGCACCTGCTCAAGAAGGGCGAGCACACCCGACCCGGGGCCGTGGTGGCGCCGGGCGTACTGGCGATGGTCCCTCGGCTGGACAAGCCGTTCTCGCCGCCGCCGGCCGAGGCGAAGACGACCGGCCGTCGGCTGCAACTGGCCGCCTGGATCAACGAACCCACCAATCCGCTGACATCCCGCGTGTACGTCAATCGGCTCTGGCAACACCACTTCGGCCGAGGGTTGGTGAGCACACCCGATAACTTCGGCTTCACAGGCCAGAAGCCGACGCATCCCGAGCTGCTCGACTGGCTGGCCGACGAGTTTGCCAAGGGTGGCCTCAAGACAAAGCACCTCCAATTCCTGATGATGACCTCGCGGGCCTATCAGCAGGCGTCGATCCATCCCGACGACGCGACGCAGTCGGTGAGGGATGCCGATAACTCGCTCGTCTGGCGCGGGTCGCGACGCAGGCGTGATGCGGAGTCGTTGAGGGACGCGATCCTGGCGGTGGGCGGCAAGCTTGACTTCCGCGTCGGCGGACCGAGCTTCCGCCCCGAGTTCAGCCCCGAGGCCCTGGAAGGACTTTCTCAGAAGACCGGCGACACGAAGCCATCGCCCGCGAGCGAGCAGGGCCGACGCAGCATTTATATGTACTCGCGTCGGAGCCTGCTGTCGCCGATGATGACGACGTTCGACTTCTGCGACACTACCCTTCCGTGCGGCCAGCGCGACGTGAGCGTGGTTGCGCCCCAGGCCCTTGCCCTGCTCAACGGGGCATTCGCCCACGACCAGAGCCGTGCCGTCGCGGACCGCGCCATCGTGCTCGGCGGCACCGATCGCGCCGCCCGAGTCGAGGCGGCCTGGCGACTTGTCCTTTCCAGGACGCCGAGCGACGCGGAGCGAGCCGCGGCCGTCGACCATCTGGACCGGCAGCGTGGACGGCTCGGCGGCGACTCCAGGGCCGACGACCTGGCGCTCGCGTCGCTCTGCCACGTGCTGATCAACTCCAACGAATTCATCTTCGTCGACTGA